One genomic region from Chrysemys picta bellii isolate R12L10 chromosome 16, ASM1138683v2, whole genome shotgun sequence encodes:
- the TMEM88 gene encoding LOW QUALITY PROTEIN: transmembrane protein 88 (The sequence of the model RefSeq protein was modified relative to this genomic sequence to represent the inferred CDS: deleted 5 bases in 3 codons): protein MSQAAKPGKSPPPLFQDSPPQLLPCCPLDGGGAGAGPGRRGGGGAGPPSGAIKGSAQRPRRDPPAMSGSPAASGREEPGGAQGGSPVPPPPYGAGDPEPELRGALDCLACAVLLSAHNLLAAALCALLCALVCAAALLPAGTALGLGFLCHSKFLHARVAPARPHLHDAGATALLVLGFTLLLPLLVLGLAAFVRLARRLQLGYCLLPYSLAVYRHLPAARYHQAAWCCPRARAPAPGDKVWV from the exons atgagccAGGCAGCAAAGCCaggaaaatcccccccccccttgttccaGGACTCgcccccccaactcctcccctgctgccccctggatggtgggggggcgggggccgggccgggcagacgcggcgggggaggggccgggccgcCCTCGGGCGCTATAAAGGGCAGCGCGCAGCGCCCGCGCAGGGACCCCCCGGCCATGTCCGGCTCCCCGGCAGCGAGCGGGCGGGAGGAGCCTGGCGGGGCGCAGGGGGGCAGCCCGGTGCCGCCCCCCCCGTACGGCGCGGGA GACCCGGAGCCGGAGCTGCGCGGGGCGCTGGACTGTCTGGCCTGCGCCGTCCTGCTGAGCGCGCACAACCTGCTGGCCGCGGCGCTCTGCGCGCTGCTCTGCGCCCTGGTCTGCGCGGCCGCGCTGCTGCCCGCGGGGACCGCGCTAGGGCTGGGCTTCCTCTGCCACTCCAAG TTCCTGCATGCCCGGGTGGCCCCC GCGAGGCCCCATCTTCACGACGCTGGTGCCACGGCCCTGCTCGTGCTCGGCTTCACCCTGCTGCTGCCGCTCCTGGTGCTGGGCCTGGCCGCCTTCGTCCGGCTGGCCCGGCGGCTCCAGCTGGGCTACTGCCTGCTGCCCTACAGCCTGGCCGTCTACCGGCACCTGCCCGCCGCC CGCTACCACCAGGCGGCTTGGTGCTGCCCCCGGGCCCGTGCGCCCGCCCCGGGGGACAAGGTCTGGGTGTGA